CGGAGGAGTTCCGCAAGAGAACTTTGGCGGAGATGGAGGAACTCCTTGAGAAGGTCAAGGAAGCACAGCAGAAGATTGATTTTCAATCCCGCATATATCTCGCTGACCTCCAAAAAGTTGACATCCAAAAGGCAGCTGCCTTTCGCAGACAATGGGAGGAGGAAAGGGCTGAGAGGGAGGAATTCAGAAAGGATTTGGAGCAGAGGATAGAGAGATTGCGCACAATCCCCGAGGGAGAGGAGTTCCTCCTCACCACTCTTGAAGCCTATGTTGAGGCGAAAGAAAATGAGCCTCTCCCCATCTTCTCCCCTCCACAGATAATCGTCAAAGACGATAAGGTAGTTGAGATAAGGAGATAGGTCTCTTCAACCCAATGCCAATCATCGGGAAGGTCCTTTCTACCTTCGGAAGGAAGGGCGAAATCAAGTTATTGCCCCTTAAGAAGGGGGATGTGAAGCTCCTTGAGGGGAGAAAGGGCTTTCTTTCCTCTCAATATAAGACGAGGGAGGTGGAGATTGAGAAAGCTTGGCAACACAAGGGAATGTGGATTCTGAAGTTCAAGGGAATAGATACTATAAAAGAAGCTTGGCGCCTAAGGGAAAGCTATCTGGAGATAGAGGAGGAGATATTTCCAGAGGAGGAAAGTCCCATCGGATTTGAGGTTTACAGCGAGGGAGGAGAGAATCTGGGCAAGGTTGTTGATATCATCTCCACTCCCGCCCACGGTGTCCTGTTAACCGATAAGGATGTGCTCATTCCATTCGTTGCGGAATGGATTGTGGCGATGTTTCCACAGGAGAGAAAGCTGATTGTGAAGGAGATAAAAGAAGGATGAGGATAGACATTATAAGCCTATTCCCTCAGGTCTTCCTGCCATACATCAATACGAGCATGATGCGAAAGGCGCAGGAGCAGGGCGTTGCGAGGATTTATCTCCATAATCTGCGGGATTTCGCCACAGATAAACATAGGACGACCGATGATTATCCTTATGGCGGAGGAGCGGGAATGCTCCTCAAGCCCGAGCCGATTTACAATGCGCTTGAGGAAGTGAAGAGGGAATGCGCAAAAGAAGGATGTGAGGGGCATAAGGTCATCTTGACAACTCCTCAAGGCATACCATTCAAACAGAGAATTGCGGAAGAGTTGGCGAAGGAGGGGCATCTTGTTATAATTTGTGGACACTACGAGGGTGTAGATGATAGAATTTTAGATTGGGTTGATGAGGAGATATCCCTGGGCGACTTCGTCCTCACGGGAGGAGAGATAGCCGCTCTCGCCATAGTTGACGCTGTAGTTAGATTGTTGCCCTCTGTCCTCTCGGAGGAGGAAGCGGTTAGGGAAGAATCCTTCAGCTCCGGTATCTTGGAGCACCCTCAATTCACGCGCCCTGCGAATTTTTTGGGCGAGGAGGTTCCCGAGGTTCTGCTATCGGGAAATCATCAGGAGGTAGCGAGATGGAGGAGGCGGCGCGCCCTTGAAAGGACGCTTTTCCGCCGTCCAGAGCTCTTAGCCTCCGCCTCCCTCTCGGAGGGAGATATTGAGATTTTGAGGGAAATCTTGGAGGATTTGAAATCAATTTTGAGAAAACATAAGACTTTCAAAGAAAGGAAGATGCGAAGATGAAAGGAGACATGCTTCTTCGCTCGGTTGAAGAGAAAATGCTGAGACAGGATGTGCCCGATTTCGCTCCTGGCGATACCGTTCGGGTGCACCAAATCATTCGTCAGGCTGATAGGGAAAGGATACAGGTATTTGAGGGAGTTGTTATAAGGAAAAGGGGTGGTGGAGCATCCGCCACATTCACGGTAAGGAAAATCTCCCATCACGGGATAGGTGTGGAGAAGACATTCCCCCTTCATTCCCCCCTCATCGCAAAGATAGAAGTTGTTAGGAGAGGGAAGATCAGGAGGGCTCGCCTTTACTATCTGCGGGAGCGAAAGGGCAAAGCAGCCCGTATAGAGGAAAAGAGATAACAAAGATTTTATGGAGGGTATCCTCCAAACCATCCTGAGAGAGATAAGGGAGTCCTGGAAGCTCTATGCGATAGGTGGAGGGGCTCTCTTCCTTCGTTTATTGCTCGCTATTCCCTTCGCTTGGTGGCGTGCTTTCGTCAGGAAATTCTATCTCGCTTTGGCGAGCACTGTATCAAAAAGGGAGCTCGTAAAGGAAAAAGCTGAGGAATGGCTCAGGGCGAGTTCCGATTTCCTTGAATCAATAGCATTAGCTGTAGGCATAGTCGTAGCAATCGTTAATCCCTTCGTCATCCAGGCTTTCCTTATCCCCTCGGGCTCAATGATTCCCACTTTGAAAGTTGGAGATAGGATAATGGCTGATAAATTCGTCTTCCACATCCGAGACCCTCAAAGGGGAGAGGTTATAGTATTCCGCGCACCACCCCAAGCGGATATCCAAGAGAGAAACTTCGTGAAGAGAGTGATTGGTTTGCCTGGAGAGGTAGTGGAGGTGAGGGATGGGAAGGTGTTCATAAATGGGAAGCCTTTGAAAGAGCCCTACATCTACGAGCCTCCCTATTATGAGTTCGGTCCCTATAAGGTTCCCCCGAATTCCTATTTCGTTATGGGGGATAACAGGAACGATTCCAATGATAGCCACGTTTGGGGTCCTCTTTCCCGGGATAGGATAACAGGGAGGGCGCTTTTCATCTGGTGGCCGATAAGCAGGTGGGGAGTGATAAAGTAAAGAAGGGAAAGTTCGGAGAGGAGATAGCGAGGCGATTTCTCGTGTCGCTTGGCTATCAAATCATCGCAACGAATTTCAGGACGAAAATTGGAGAGATAGACATAATAGCGAAAGATAAGGATGATTATGTTTTCGTTGAAGTGAAGATGAGGGGAGATGTTGATAAGTGGGGTTTACCCGCTGAGGCGGTCACAGCCAAGAAGAGGGAGAAAATAGAGAACGTTGCCCTTCTTTATCTTCAGAAGGAAGGACTTGGCGAAGTCTCAATGAGATTTGAAGTAGTAGAAGTCCTCCCCAAGTTAGGCAAAGCAAGGCTGATAAAGGATATTTTTTAAAACCCATTCCCAACTTCCTTTGTCACTGTGAACCTCCCGTAGGGAAGCCGTGTCAATCTCTTCCTTAACACTTACAAAGCTGGTTTTGCGGACCAGGACTGTAATCTCACCAGCTTTATTATCCTCTCCCCCTTAAAGCCCTTAGGATAAAGCCAGGTTCCCTCGTAATGAGGGAGCGTTAGCTCCCTCTCAATTAGAGGGAAATCGCTTCCTTCCTCAATGCTTAGCTCACCCTTATTCCTTCCTTCCCTCAAAGAGAGAACGCATTTAGCCATAGCCTTAGCAAAACTTCCTGCCCCCACTTCCATCTCATTGACTCTCATCTTCCCCGGAATCCTATTATGCCTAATAATATACCTATTCACCTCCTCGCACTTCTTCATAAAGTCTTCAAATCCCACCTTCATCCCTCTTTTGAAGGAAGGCATCGCCTCTACTGGTCCTATTGTCCGCCGATAAGGAATGCGATTGGGAAAGCCCTTATGAGAAGAATAATAAGAAATAGCCCAAGCGAAGAAGGAAAATATCTCCGAGGCGGAAAAGATGCGATTTTCAACTATTTTGTAGTTCAGTTCATCCAAAATCCCCTCCGCTAATCTGAGAAGGACTTCTAAGGAAATCCATTCCGAAGAGGGTTTGTATCTCTCGTAAACATCTCTATAAGTTATGAACTCAACATCTCCCCTTCCCCTGAGCCAATCAAGGAACTCCTTAATATCCCTCATCAAATCTAAAACGAATTCCTTCGGGCGCAGAGGGGCTGGTTTGTATTCCTCCTCTGGCGTGTTCTTCCCATTTGAGAAGTTAACGCTATCCCAAAACTCGCTCGTAACCAACATACAGGGATGCGTTCCCAAAACTATCAAACCCTGCTTTTCCTCCAATCGTTTAAAGCTTTCCTTCATTTTCTCAAGCCGATTGTCAAGATAGAAATGGCTTTCAAACACAAAATCCCAAGTGAGCCCATTGAGGGTATTGCAATACCAAACGAGCTTTCCATCTAAAGGATGAATAAAGCTCGCCTCCATTATTGGCATACCCAATAGATACATCGCGTAGAGAACTTGTGGCGTCGCGCTATTCCCCGGCTGCATGAAAGCAATCGGCGATTGAGAGAAAATCTCCCTCAAATCGTTTAGCCCCTTTATCTCCCTCCTTATCACTTCCTCAACTCCCTTATCCCAATCCAAATCCTCAAGATACTCGGGAAATGTCGGATGGAGTGAATGGAAATTGGAATGGTAGTTGATTTCGTGGAATTGAAGAAGCTCTATCAAATCCTCCCTACCTCTCTCCCGCAAAGCCCTCGCCCTCTCCCCCACAAGATTGAAGCTACCTCTTATTCCTCTTTCCCTTAAAGTTTTAGCCCAGAACTCCGTCGCCTCATCAGCCTCAGGAGTTATGAAATCCTCATCATCAAAGGAAAATATAACTTCAGGCATTTTCTGTTCCTCCCTTCCGAAATAATCAATATAATTCTAACGATTATGAAGATGAAACTCAGCCAATTCTTAATCCTTACATTCTTAGCCATTTTTATCGCTTCCGGTGAGGTTCATCCCTCCAATCAAGGACTTCCCATGTTCGTTCTAAAAGTTAATTGCGGCGGAGATGCCGTTGACGGTGCCCTTGCTGATAAGCCTTTCTCCAAGGACGGTTGGGGTTATTTAAAGAACGGTTCCTTATCCTATTCCACAAAGGAATCGGTTAAGCCCGATTGCGGATATCCTCAGGCAATCAGAAGCTTCAGATGCGATGCAAAAAATCCCAAATCCCCCATGCGCTATCTCATCCATCTTCCAAATGGGACCTATACTGTTAAATTGATATTTGCCGAGCTTATTCACAATAAGCCCGGGATGAGGCTTTTTGATGTATATATCCAAAACAAACCAGTTCTCCGGAACTACGATGTCTTTCGGTGGGCTAAGGGGAAAAGCAAAGGCAAGGAGGAAATATTCAAAGGGATAAAGGTCTCCGATGGCGTCTTGCAAATTGATTTCCTATCCAAGAAAGATAGAGCTATCGTCAATGTGATTGAAATCATCAGCGATGAGAGGCTCCCACCTCCTGCGGAGAAAGCGGGATATACAAAGCTCGTCTTCTGGGACGATTTCAATTCAATTGACACGATAGACATAAAGGCAACGGGTGCTCCGGGATATAAATGGTATATTGACCTTCCTTGGGGCTTCCCACCTACTTCTGCTGAAAGGATAAAAGTGCAAAACTCTATGTTGAAAATTGACGCTGGGCGTTGGAATTGGGGAATCTCATCATATAGCGTCAAAGGAAAGACCGGCAGAGTCTTTAGATTCGGCTACTTTGAAGCGAAAATTCGTTTTGACCAAGCCTTGGCGGAGAAAAGCAGTGGCTGGCCCTCCTTCTGGAGTCTATCCCTTGAGCATTGCTTCGGCGACCCCACCCATTGGAACGAATTGGATTTCTTTGAAGCTTTTCACGCTCCCTATCAAAAATACGATGGCGCCTTCTATGGGACAATTCACGATTGTGCTCAGGATTCAAAAATTCACTACCAAAATTCCAACAATAGGGTTGAAGTGCCGGGGATAAATTGGAATGAATGGCATATCATCGGTTGCCTCTGGCAGCCGGGATGCGTTATCTGGTTTCTTGATAACAAACCCCTCATAATCCAGCGCTATTCTCCCGATTCTTTACCCGACCCTCCCCAGGTCTCTGGCACGAGCTCCCAAGCCCCTATGGGAACCTTCAGCATAATTGACAAGCAAAGAAATCTCATTATACTTGGCTCTGGTGAGAACTGGCCCCTGTATGTTGATTGGGTCAGAGTCTATCAATCTGGAAAGGAGGAGATGGATATGAAGGCAAATCCCTTTGAATTTGATGAGCTGGAAGTCAAATCTCCCGATGGTAGGATATCGCTCAAGGTCAAATTGGAGGAGGGGAAGCTGGTATATTGGGTGGAAAAGGATGGAGAAGTGCTTATTGAGAAGTCGCCAATGGGAATCTTCACGAGCGTGGCTGATTTCACGCGCGATTTATCCCTTCTCTCCTTCACAAGAAAAACGATTGAGGAAAAATATCCGATGATTGGGAGGAAGAAGGAGATTTACGAGAATCATTGCAATGAGCTCGTTTTGAAGCTCGGGAAGAAGCTCAGCATTTTATATCTCGTTTTACGTGCTTATAATGACGGCGTCGCCTACCGCTATCATATCCCGGGTGAGGGGGAGTTGAAGATAAGCTTTGAGACGAGCGGATTCAGGATTCCCGAGTCCGCGATCGGCTGGGCGCATCCCTTCACGCCCAACTACGAGGCTTTCTATCCCAAACGTTCCTATCGGGAGTTGCTTGAGGGGAATTTTGGTATGCCTGTTCTCCTAAATGTAAAGGACAATTGGCTTCTCCTTACCGAAGCCGCCGTTTACGGGGATTACTGTGGCTCCCATATTGAAGGGGATAAGGAAAATGGGATTTTGAAAGTCGTCTTCGCTCCCGACCAGAAAAACGCTGTTGTCAGCAAGCTTCCCTTCTACAGCCCCTGGCGGGTTGCAATGATTGGCTCCCTTGCAGATATAGTTGAATCAACTTTGATTGAGAACCTCAACCCCGATTGCGAGATAGCTGATACATCCTGGATAAAGCCCGGCAGAAGCGCTTGGTCTTGGTTGTCAGGAGATAGCACGGAAGACTACGAAACACAGGTCAAATATGTTGATTTCGCTCATAAAATGGGATGGGAATACTATCTCTGTGATGAAGGTTGGAAAGCGGAATGGCTTCCCAAATTAGTTGAATATGCGAAAGAAAAGGGGATTGGGATATTCGTCTGGTATCATTATAAGGAAGTGGAAACGGACGAGGATTTGCATAGCAAGTTTTCCTGGCTGTCCAGAATCGGAGTTAAGGGGGTGAAGGTGGATTTCTTTGATAGCGATTGTCAGGAAAGGATTCAAATGTATGATAAGGTCGCCAAAGGAGCCCTTCAGTATAAACTAATGGTTGTATATCATGGAGCAACAAAGCCCTCCGGGGAGAGGAGGAGATGGCCTCATATCTTAACGAGAGAGGGAGTTTTGGGGGCGGAGTATTACAAATGGTCTGAGGGACCAACAGCCGAACACAATTGCACCCTTCCCTTTACCCGCAACGCTCTCGGTCCAATGGATTACACTCCCGTAACTTTCTCCAATATGAGGAAGCAAACCACCTATGCCCATCAGCTTGCCTTAGCGGTTGTCTTTGAATCCAACATCCAGCATCTCGCGGATAAGCCCGAGGCATACGAAAGCATTGGAGAGGCAATAGAGTTCCTCAAGGATTGTCCCGCTACTTGGGACGATACAAAGCTTCTTGAGGGCTATCCGGGGAGGTTCGTTACCATAGCTAGGAGAAGCGGGAATAAGTGGTTCATAGGCGCGATTTGCGGCGGTGGGATATCAAGGGAGGCAGATATATCGCTGGAATTTCTGGAGGAAGGAAGGGAATATATAGCGGAAATCTATAGGGACGGCGATAGTCCAGAGGAGATAATCCACGAGAAAAAAGCAGTTCGAAAGGGAGACATCTTGAAAATCCCCTTGAAGACAAACGGCGGCTGCGCCATAGAGATAAAACCTTCTGCCTAAATATAGGGCTTAGATATGGAAGGGGACAAGCAAATATTAAAAGAGGCTTACAATAAGCTGAGAGGTTATCTTTTGGAATGCTCTGAGAATGCGAGCGTTGAATTGAAAGGTGGGATTAAGACGATTGCTCCAAGCAAGGGGCATTATTATGGGATTTGGCCGGACGATTTCCTTTTCCCCCACATTGTTTGTCCTGAGCTTGCGAATAAGGATAAATTGCAGAGGATAATTGAATTTCTCACAGATAGCGTGGTTGATTTGGAAAGGGTGCCGGATAGGGTTGAACCTGATGGTCTCCCTATAATGTTTCCCGGCTGGTATGATGGTCCTATAGGGGAGAGGATGCCTGTCCATCTTCCAGCCGCTTGGACGAGGCTTCTCAGCTACTTTGAGGAATGGGGCGTAGATATCCCCCAAAAGGAAAGATGGGCAAGGGTGATAAAGAGAAGCTTTGAGCAAATATCGTTCAGCTGTGGTCTTGTCTATATTGACCCCCAAAGACCCTATGTAGGCTTTGGCTATCAAGACAACATAGCCATCACTGGGTTTGCCTTGATGAGCAGTCTTGTTATTTATAGAGGATTACAGAGAGCGGTTGAGTTATTTAATGGCTATCTTGAAGAGGACTTACTTGAATATTGGAAAGATTTAGCGAGGGGAATCAGGGAGAATTTGTGGCGTTTATACGACCCTGAAATCGAGGGCTTCGTGGCAGGTAGCAAGGATTGTCATCAATTTGATGTATGGGGAAATGGTCTCGCTTATGGCTTAGTGGTGGAGGAGAGTATAAAGAAAAGCATTCAAGGATTTTATCTAAGGAATTGGGATAGAATAATAAGGTTTGGGTTTACAAGGCAGATAGCGGAGGAGGAAGGTTGGCAGAGGCTATTGGTGAAGGCGGAATTGGGGAAGTATATGAACGGAGGATACTGGGCGACTGGCACAGGCTATATCCTTCCAGTGATTTACGAAGCGGATAAGCAATTGGCTTACAAGTTATTAGGAGAGCTCTTAGAGAATCTTCCTCGCTTTCATTTTGCGGAGTGGGTTGATGGGGAAGGAAACGAATCTCCCGCGAAATACTTCCTAATGGCGATTTCCATTCCCCTCCTAGCACTCAAATCCCTATTATAGTAGGAAACGCCCTAATCGCCTACTTCTAAATAGGTTCCGAAGGAAGGGAATCTGTGGGCACACAAGGAAGAATTGTCTTTGATTCTTCGCCAAATCCCCGAATGTAGGCGGAGAAAAATGAGTAATTAAAGCGTGTAATCTCATACTATCTTGTCTGAGCGAGATAGAGAGAAGGACTCCTTATTGTGTCGTTCACAACTTCTCAAAAGGAATAGTTATGGAAGTCAATCTCCAAGAGCGTCGTAGCTATAACTTGTTTGACCGCCGAAATAATCGGTCATACTCCTTTGCCTTCCTGCGCTATCATAAGTATAAGATATACATCTTCTGTTTGGCAAGGTCTTCCTGGTATTGATGCTGAGTTATATCGTTCAAGGCATCCCTCACTTGAACCAACCTGCTTTGAAAACCATACAAATGATATAATAGTTTTGCCTATCTGTCAATAGCATCTCGCTTCCTCTTGGAAAGATTCCATTCGTTGTATTCCATAATATATATGTGTCCATTTTTGCGAGTTTTGCTCGCTCATTATTTCAAAAATTTGCAGAGCTTTCTTTTCACCAAGCGAAATCTTCTTCTAACCGTTCCCTTTGGGCATTGGAGGAAGTTCGCTATCGCCAAATCCTCCTTAATCGCTCCATCCCCACTCAATAGCCTCTTCACTATTCCCCTTATTATCCTGAAACATCTATTATGGATGTAATAATCCCAACCTTTAAGCCATTGCCCAAATCAATTTAATTATGAAGAAAAAGGAGAGCTAACTTTGTTTATAAGGTCGTTTGGATTTAATCTCCGCAAGATTTGAATAGATAACTTGCTACCAAATAATTGCTCTATTTTACCCTTGAATTTATAATTTTTTAAAAATTTATTTGGAGAGTGAAAGATGTTTGCGAGAACATTTAGCGGCGTCCTCGTGGGAGTTGATGCTTACCTCGTTGAGGTTGAAGCTGACACCTCCCTCGGCTTGCCACAATTCCATGTAGTAGGACTACCAGATACCTCGGTGCAGGAAGCAAGGGAAAGAGTTCGTTCCGCTATTAAAAATAGCGGATTTGATTTCCCCTACAATAAACGCCTCACAATAAACCTCGCGCCCGCAGACATCCGAAAAGAAGGCTCTTTTTACGATTTAAGCATCGCAGTGGGATTGCTCGCCGCCACAGACCAGCTTGATTCTCGCAACTTGGATGAATTCATCCTCGTTGGGGAATTGGCTTTGGAAGGGACCGTGCGGGAAGTATCGGGAGTCCTCCCAATCGC
This sequence is a window from bacterium. Protein-coding genes within it:
- a CDS encoding RHS repeat protein; the encoded protein is MPNRRCISYTYDSAGRQRSMTDYFGGQTSYSYDALGD
- the lepB gene encoding signal peptidase I, producing the protein MEGILQTILREIRESWKLYAIGGGALFLRLLLAIPFAWWRAFVRKFYLALASTVSKRELVKEKAEEWLRASSDFLESIALAVGIVVAIVNPFVIQAFLIPSGSMIPTLKVGDRIMADKFVFHIRDPQRGEVIVFRAPPQADIQERNFVKRVIGLPGEVVEVRDGKVFINGKPLKEPYIYEPPYYEFGPYKVPPNSYFVMGDNRNDSNDSHVWGPLSRDRITGRALFIWWPISRWGVIK
- a CDS encoding YraN family protein, whose translation is MGSDKVKKGKFGEEIARRFLVSLGYQIIATNFRTKIGEIDIIAKDKDDYVFVEVKMRGDVDKWGLPAEAVTAKKREKIENVALLYLQKEGLGEVSMRFEVVEVLPKLGKARLIKDIF
- a CDS encoding glycoside hydrolase family 97 catalytic domain-containing protein, with amino-acid sequence MKMKLSQFLILTFLAIFIASGEVHPSNQGLPMFVLKVNCGGDAVDGALADKPFSKDGWGYLKNGSLSYSTKESVKPDCGYPQAIRSFRCDAKNPKSPMRYLIHLPNGTYTVKLIFAELIHNKPGMRLFDVYIQNKPVLRNYDVFRWAKGKSKGKEEIFKGIKVSDGVLQIDFLSKKDRAIVNVIEIISDERLPPPAEKAGYTKLVFWDDFNSIDTIDIKATGAPGYKWYIDLPWGFPPTSAERIKVQNSMLKIDAGRWNWGISSYSVKGKTGRVFRFGYFEAKIRFDQALAEKSSGWPSFWSLSLEHCFGDPTHWNELDFFEAFHAPYQKYDGAFYGTIHDCAQDSKIHYQNSNNRVEVPGINWNEWHIIGCLWQPGCVIWFLDNKPLIIQRYSPDSLPDPPQVSGTSSQAPMGTFSIIDKQRNLIILGSGENWPLYVDWVRVYQSGKEEMDMKANPFEFDELEVKSPDGRISLKVKLEEGKLVYWVEKDGEVLIEKSPMGIFTSVADFTRDLSLLSFTRKTIEEKYPMIGRKKEIYENHCNELVLKLGKKLSILYLVLRAYNDGVAYRYHIPGEGELKISFETSGFRIPESAIGWAHPFTPNYEAFYPKRSYRELLEGNFGMPVLLNVKDNWLLLTEAAVYGDYCGSHIEGDKENGILKVVFAPDQKNAVVSKLPFYSPWRVAMIGSLADIVESTLIENLNPDCEIADTSWIKPGRSAWSWLSGDSTEDYETQVKYVDFAHKMGWEYYLCDEGWKAEWLPKLVEYAKEKGIGIFVWYHYKEVETDEDLHSKFSWLSRIGVKGVKVDFFDSDCQERIQMYDKVAKGALQYKLMVVYHGATKPSGERRRWPHILTREGVLGAEYYKWSEGPTAEHNCTLPFTRNALGPMDYTPVTFSNMRKQTTYAHQLALAVVFESNIQHLADKPEAYESIGEAIEFLKDCPATWDDTKLLEGYPGRFVTIARRSGNKWFIGAICGGGISREADISLEFLEEGREYIAEIYRDGDSPEEIIHEKKAVRKGDILKIPLKTNGGCAIEIKPSA
- the trmD gene encoding tRNA (guanosine(37)-N1)-methyltransferase TrmD, with product MRIDIISLFPQVFLPYINTSMMRKAQEQGVARIYLHNLRDFATDKHRTTDDYPYGGGAGMLLKPEPIYNALEEVKRECAKEGCEGHKVILTTPQGIPFKQRIAEELAKEGHLVIICGHYEGVDDRILDWVDEEISLGDFVLTGGEIAALAIVDAVVRLLPSVLSEEEAVREESFSSGILEHPQFTRPANFLGEEVPEVLLSGNHQEVARWRRRRALERTLFRRPELLASASLSEGDIEILREILEDLKSILRKHKTFKERKMRR
- the rimM gene encoding 16S rRNA processing protein RimM produces the protein MPIIGKVLSTFGRKGEIKLLPLKKGDVKLLEGRKGFLSSQYKTREVEIEKAWQHKGMWILKFKGIDTIKEAWRLRESYLEIEEEIFPEEESPIGFEVYSEGGENLGKVVDIISTPAHGVLLTDKDVLIPFVAEWIVAMFPQERKLIVKEIKEG
- the rplS gene encoding 50S ribosomal protein L19, producing the protein MKGDMLLRSVEEKMLRQDVPDFAPGDTVRVHQIIRQADRERIQVFEGVVIRKRGGGASATFTVRKISHHGIGVEKTFPLHSPLIAKIEVVRRGKIRRARLYYLRERKGKAARIEEKR